A window of the Henckelia pumila isolate YLH828 chromosome 3, ASM3356847v2, whole genome shotgun sequence genome harbors these coding sequences:
- the LOC140887375 gene encoding DExH-box ATP-dependent RNA helicase DExH17 isoform X1 gives MDSYALKAVIDLPVPLRSAFHFRYFNSLQSECFSTCFQSDVNMVISAPTGSGKTVLFELCIMRLLSKFICTDGNFIHLKGTLKTIYIAPSKALVQEKLRDWTQKLGPLGIKCLELTGDNEFYSISNIQEADIILTTPEKFDAATRYRIKDGGLSFFSDIALVLIDEVHLLNDPRGAALEAIVSRIKILACNPEMRSSSLSHVRFLAVSATIPNINDLGEWLMTPPQGIKRFGEEMRPVKLSTKVFGYSRAKNDFLFEKSLQNYIFDLLKQYSGGKSALIFCSTRKGAQEAAQRLSHIAMSFGNSSPFIKGREEQERLREASLSCSDKQMQSYMLYGVGYHNGGLALKDRSLVEGLFLNGDLQILCTTNTLAHGINLPAHTVIIKSTQYFNKEKGTYMEYDRSMVLQMCGRAGRPPFDDTGMVIIMTRKETVHLYENLLNGCEMVESRLLPCITEHLTAEIVQATVSDITMAIEWMKCSFLYVRMKKNPENYSIQKGLSGDRIEKHLQEICVQKVNELSRYQMVWTDEDGFLLRPLEPGRLMTKYYLKFDTMKHIIQSPANCSMEDVLQIICRAEEIAWIQLRRNEKKFLNDINNEKDGRLRFHVLDDKGKRKKRIQTREEKIFILVNDCLTGDPLVHDLSMSQDMNSVCSNGCRIAKCMKEYFLYKKSYRGALNSTLLAKCLHQKLWDDSQYLLKQLPGIGMVTAKALLSMGIKSFEALSEADPRKIELITGRKYPYGNHIKESLLSLPPKVEMVFKETDGQKQGKSKLLITLTRLSQPQNSIKRHYADMMVGIEEDNVILFHEKIRLEEFSSPYSAVVLYTKPRQGKLIIKADLIVEEFIGIDLHQKAIITPEIDLNVHNYHPTKPSSIIHKDLTILKDDNDCTSNDQEVEHSNSNKLTKKSNSMPSFELLDEEMEDNVTESEDADCKIINERTVFDHIRKKAKNLPALPVRNDACSPSLETFAFIRKRTREQHMELDNDIEFVDMWNGKFPTARVVIQSPLLTAPKQNRPIFDSSNGFDVIDKGKAPAEIWSEGGMVATKYLDVEPRSLNQETVFDHIRKKSRNFPALASINNNGAEIIDLDCDMHQNAVLNEGTFRIARISTNGEGVQELKQGLHCETSNSLTNGFSLTNAPNGLELMTSQVPTVLEEKNGGESNVKQLQLPTSAKTQNCSSVLAGEVGKGSFIGFESVFSFLF, from the exons ATGGATTCGTACGCATTGAAGGCAGTGATTGATTTACCTGTACCTCTTCGCTCAGCCTTTCACTTCAG GTATTTCAACTCATTGCAGAGTGAATGTTTCTCTACATGCTTCCAGTCCGATGTAAACATGGTTATTTCTGCACCGACCGGAAGCGGAAAAACTGTACTTTTTGAGCTATGCATTATGAGACTTCTCTCAAAATTCATCTGTACCGATGGGAATTTCATCCATCTTAAAGGGACATTGAAAACA ATCTACATCGCACCTTCAAAAGCTTTGGTACAAGAGAAGCTTCGGGATTGGACACAGAAGCTTGGACCTCTGGGAATAAAATGTCTCGAATTGACAGGTGATAACGAGTTCTACAGCATCAGCAACATACAGGAGGCCGATATTATTCTTACTACACCTGAG AAATTTGATGCTGCAACTCGTTATCGCATAAAAGATGGAGGATTGAGTTTTTTCAGCGATATAGCTCTAGTTCTCATTGATGAAGTTCATTTGCTGAATGATCCTCGAGGAGCAGCGTTAGAAGCAATTGTCAGCagaattaaaattcttgctTGCAATCCTGAGATGAGATCAAGTTCTTTATCCCATGTCCGATTTCTTGCTGTTTCTGCTACAATCCCTAATATCAATGATCTTG GGGAGTGGCTTATGACTCCACCTCAAGGAATCAAAAG GTTTGGAGAAGAAATGAGACCAGTAAAGTTGTCTACAAAAGTTTTTG GGTACTCAAGAGCAAAAAATGATTTCTTATTTGAGAAG AGTCTCCAGAACTACATTTTTG ATCTTCTCAAGCAATACTCTGGTGGAAAATCTGCTTTGATTTTCTGCTCGACAAGGAAAGGAGCACAAGAGGCAGCACAACGACTCTCTCACATAGCAATGTCTTTTGGTAATTCAAGTCCTTTCATCAAAGGCCGAGAAGAACAGGAAAGATTGAGGGAGGCTTCATTATCATGTAGTGACAAACAAATGCAATCTTACATGCTTTACGGTG TTGGTTATCATAATGGTGGACTTGCTTTGAAAGATCGCAGTCTTGTCGAAGGTCTTTTTCTGAATGGCGATCTACAAATTTTATGCACGACAAATACTCTGGCTCATGGAATTAATCTGCCAGCACATACTGTCATCATCAAATCAACACAATACTT CAACAAGGAGAAAGGTACATACATGGAATATGACCGGTCCATGGTATTGCAG ATGTGTGGAAGAGCTGGCCGTCCTCCATTTGATGACACAGGAATGGTCATAATTATGACCAGAAAGGAAACC GTCCATTTGTACGAGAATCTACTAAATGGATGTGAGATGGTAGAATCACG ATTGCTTCCATGCATAACAGAGCATCTAACTGCAGAGATAGTTCAGGCAACTGTCTCAGATATAACAATGGCGATTGAATGGATGAAATGCTCATTTTTGTACGTGAGAATGAAAAAG AATCCGGAGAATTACTCGATACAAAAAGGGCTGTCTGGTGACCGGATAGAGAAACATTTGCAAG AGATTTGCGTCCAGAAGGTTAACGAATTATCGCGATATCAAATGGTCTGGACTGACGAGGATGGTTTCCTTCTAAGGCCACTTG AACCTGGAAGGTTGATGACGAAATATTATCTGAAGTTTGACACAATGAAACACATTATTCAATCACCTGCAAACTGCAGCATGGAGGATGTCCTTCAGATTATATGTCGAGCGGAAGAAATTGCAT GGATACAATTGAGGCGGAATGAGAAGAAGTTTCTTAATGACATAAACAATGAAAAAGATGGCCGGCTTCGTTTTCATGTCCTCGAcgataaaggaaaaagaaaaaaacgtATACAAACCAGAGAGGAGAAGATATTTATTCTAGTGAATGACTGCCTGACTGGAGATCCTTTAGTGCATGACTTATCCATGAGCCAG GACATGAACTCCGTGTGCTCAAATGGGTGCCGTATTGCAAAGTGCATGAAAGAGTATTTTTTGTACAAGAAAAGCTATAGAGGAGCTTTAAATTCAACACTGCTAGCCAAATGTTTACATCAGAAGTTATGGGACGACAGTCAATACTTGTTGAAACAATTACCAGGAATCGGAATGGTGACTGCGAAG GCACTGCTTTCAATGGGAATCAAGTCATTTGAAGCCCTTTCTGAGGCTGATCCGAGGAAGATAGAGTTAATTACAGGTCGAAAATATCCATATGGGAACCATATTAAGGAGTCTTTGCTATCACTACCCCCGAAAGTTGAGATGGTATTCAAAGAAACTGATGGCCAAAAGCAAGGCAAGTCCAAGTTACTGATAACATTAACAAGGCTATCACAGCCCCAAAATTCAATAAAACGACACTATGCTGATATG ATGGTCGGTATAGAAGAAGACAACGTCATCCTGTTTCATGAAAAGATAAG ATTGGAAGAATTCTCCAG CCCATACAGTGCTGTTGTATTGTACACGAAGCCTCGGCAAGGAAAACTGATCATTAAGGCAGATCTGATAGTTGAAGAATTCA TAGGTATTGATCTCCATCAGAAAGCCATCATAACTCCTGAGATAGACTTGAATGTCCATAATTATCATCCAACGAAGCCATCCTCCATTATTCACAAGGACTTGACTATCCTAAAAGACGACAATGACTGCACATCTAATGATCAGGAAGTAGAACACTCCAATTCAAATAAATTAACCAAGAAATCAAATTCCAT GCCCAGCTTCGAACTTCTGGATGAAGAGATGGAAG ACAATGTCACTGAAAGTGAAGATGCTGACTGCAAAATTATCAATGAAAGAACAGTGTTCGATCACATTCGTAAAAAGGCAAAAAATTTACCAGCTCTACCTGTACGAAATGATGCTTGTTCTCCATCTTTAGAGACCTTCGCTTTCATCAGAAAACGCACTCGTGAGCAACATATGGAACTTGACAACGACATTGAGTTTGTTGACATGTGGAACGGGAAGTTTCCAACTGCCAGGGTTGTGATCCAATCTCCCCTACTTACAGCGCCTAAACAAAACAGACCCATCTTCGATAGCTCAAATGGATTTGATGTAATAGACAAAG GCAAAGCTCCGGCTGAGATTTGGAGTGAAGGAGGAATGGTTGCCACTAAATATCTGGATGTGGAACCAAGAAGCCTAAATCAAGAAACGGTTTTCGATCACATAAGGAAAAAGTCGAGGAATTTCCCAGCGTTAGCCAGTATTAATAACAACGGTGCTGAAATAATCGACCTGGATTGCGACATGCACCAAAATGCTGTGCTTAATGAGGGAACTTTCAGGATTGCGCGAATCAGTACTAATGGAGAAGGAGTCCAAGAACTGAAGCAGGGTTTGCATTGCGAAACCTCGAATTCCTTGACGAATGGGTTTTCTTTGACAAATGCTCCTAATGGCTTGGAGCTAATGACATCTCAAGTTCCCACAGTCCTTGAGGAGAAGAATGGTGGTGAATCTAATGTGAAGCAGCTGCAACTTCCAACTTCAGCGAAAACGCAGAATTGTTCATCTGTATTGGCCGGAGAGGTGGGCAAAGGATCGTTTATCGGGTTTGAAAGCGTGTTTTCGTTTCTCTTTTGA
- the LOC140887375 gene encoding DExH-box ATP-dependent RNA helicase DExH17 isoform X2: protein MTPPQGIKRFGEEMRPVKLSTKVFGYSRAKNDFLFEKSLQNYIFDLLKQYSGGKSALIFCSTRKGAQEAAQRLSHIAMSFGNSSPFIKGREEQERLREASLSCSDKQMQSYMLYGVGYHNGGLALKDRSLVEGLFLNGDLQILCTTNTLAHGINLPAHTVIIKSTQYFNKEKGTYMEYDRSMVLQMCGRAGRPPFDDTGMVIIMTRKETVHLYENLLNGCEMVESRLLPCITEHLTAEIVQATVSDITMAIEWMKCSFLYVRMKKNPENYSIQKGLSGDRIEKHLQEICVQKVNELSRYQMVWTDEDGFLLRPLEPGRLMTKYYLKFDTMKHIIQSPANCSMEDVLQIICRAEEIAWIQLRRNEKKFLNDINNEKDGRLRFHVLDDKGKRKKRIQTREEKIFILVNDCLTGDPLVHDLSMSQDMNSVCSNGCRIAKCMKEYFLYKKSYRGALNSTLLAKCLHQKLWDDSQYLLKQLPGIGMVTAKALLSMGIKSFEALSEADPRKIELITGRKYPYGNHIKESLLSLPPKVEMVFKETDGQKQGKSKLLITLTRLSQPQNSIKRHYADMMVGIEEDNVILFHEKIRLEEFSSPYSAVVLYTKPRQGKLIIKADLIVEEFIGIDLHQKAIITPEIDLNVHNYHPTKPSSIIHKDLTILKDDNDCTSNDQEVEHSNSNKLTKKSNSMPSFELLDEEMEDNVTESEDADCKIINERTVFDHIRKKAKNLPALPVRNDACSPSLETFAFIRKRTREQHMELDNDIEFVDMWNGKFPTARVVIQSPLLTAPKQNRPIFDSSNGFDVIDKGKAPAEIWSEGGMVATKYLDVEPRSLNQETVFDHIRKKSRNFPALASINNNGAEIIDLDCDMHQNAVLNEGTFRIARISTNGEGVQELKQGLHCETSNSLTNGFSLTNAPNGLELMTSQVPTVLEEKNGGESNVKQLQLPTSAKTQNCSSVLAGEVGKGSFIGFESVFSFLF, encoded by the exons ATGACTCCACCTCAAGGAATCAAAAG GTTTGGAGAAGAAATGAGACCAGTAAAGTTGTCTACAAAAGTTTTTG GGTACTCAAGAGCAAAAAATGATTTCTTATTTGAGAAG AGTCTCCAGAACTACATTTTTG ATCTTCTCAAGCAATACTCTGGTGGAAAATCTGCTTTGATTTTCTGCTCGACAAGGAAAGGAGCACAAGAGGCAGCACAACGACTCTCTCACATAGCAATGTCTTTTGGTAATTCAAGTCCTTTCATCAAAGGCCGAGAAGAACAGGAAAGATTGAGGGAGGCTTCATTATCATGTAGTGACAAACAAATGCAATCTTACATGCTTTACGGTG TTGGTTATCATAATGGTGGACTTGCTTTGAAAGATCGCAGTCTTGTCGAAGGTCTTTTTCTGAATGGCGATCTACAAATTTTATGCACGACAAATACTCTGGCTCATGGAATTAATCTGCCAGCACATACTGTCATCATCAAATCAACACAATACTT CAACAAGGAGAAAGGTACATACATGGAATATGACCGGTCCATGGTATTGCAG ATGTGTGGAAGAGCTGGCCGTCCTCCATTTGATGACACAGGAATGGTCATAATTATGACCAGAAAGGAAACC GTCCATTTGTACGAGAATCTACTAAATGGATGTGAGATGGTAGAATCACG ATTGCTTCCATGCATAACAGAGCATCTAACTGCAGAGATAGTTCAGGCAACTGTCTCAGATATAACAATGGCGATTGAATGGATGAAATGCTCATTTTTGTACGTGAGAATGAAAAAG AATCCGGAGAATTACTCGATACAAAAAGGGCTGTCTGGTGACCGGATAGAGAAACATTTGCAAG AGATTTGCGTCCAGAAGGTTAACGAATTATCGCGATATCAAATGGTCTGGACTGACGAGGATGGTTTCCTTCTAAGGCCACTTG AACCTGGAAGGTTGATGACGAAATATTATCTGAAGTTTGACACAATGAAACACATTATTCAATCACCTGCAAACTGCAGCATGGAGGATGTCCTTCAGATTATATGTCGAGCGGAAGAAATTGCAT GGATACAATTGAGGCGGAATGAGAAGAAGTTTCTTAATGACATAAACAATGAAAAAGATGGCCGGCTTCGTTTTCATGTCCTCGAcgataaaggaaaaagaaaaaaacgtATACAAACCAGAGAGGAGAAGATATTTATTCTAGTGAATGACTGCCTGACTGGAGATCCTTTAGTGCATGACTTATCCATGAGCCAG GACATGAACTCCGTGTGCTCAAATGGGTGCCGTATTGCAAAGTGCATGAAAGAGTATTTTTTGTACAAGAAAAGCTATAGAGGAGCTTTAAATTCAACACTGCTAGCCAAATGTTTACATCAGAAGTTATGGGACGACAGTCAATACTTGTTGAAACAATTACCAGGAATCGGAATGGTGACTGCGAAG GCACTGCTTTCAATGGGAATCAAGTCATTTGAAGCCCTTTCTGAGGCTGATCCGAGGAAGATAGAGTTAATTACAGGTCGAAAATATCCATATGGGAACCATATTAAGGAGTCTTTGCTATCACTACCCCCGAAAGTTGAGATGGTATTCAAAGAAACTGATGGCCAAAAGCAAGGCAAGTCCAAGTTACTGATAACATTAACAAGGCTATCACAGCCCCAAAATTCAATAAAACGACACTATGCTGATATG ATGGTCGGTATAGAAGAAGACAACGTCATCCTGTTTCATGAAAAGATAAG ATTGGAAGAATTCTCCAG CCCATACAGTGCTGTTGTATTGTACACGAAGCCTCGGCAAGGAAAACTGATCATTAAGGCAGATCTGATAGTTGAAGAATTCA TAGGTATTGATCTCCATCAGAAAGCCATCATAACTCCTGAGATAGACTTGAATGTCCATAATTATCATCCAACGAAGCCATCCTCCATTATTCACAAGGACTTGACTATCCTAAAAGACGACAATGACTGCACATCTAATGATCAGGAAGTAGAACACTCCAATTCAAATAAATTAACCAAGAAATCAAATTCCAT GCCCAGCTTCGAACTTCTGGATGAAGAGATGGAAG ACAATGTCACTGAAAGTGAAGATGCTGACTGCAAAATTATCAATGAAAGAACAGTGTTCGATCACATTCGTAAAAAGGCAAAAAATTTACCAGCTCTACCTGTACGAAATGATGCTTGTTCTCCATCTTTAGAGACCTTCGCTTTCATCAGAAAACGCACTCGTGAGCAACATATGGAACTTGACAACGACATTGAGTTTGTTGACATGTGGAACGGGAAGTTTCCAACTGCCAGGGTTGTGATCCAATCTCCCCTACTTACAGCGCCTAAACAAAACAGACCCATCTTCGATAGCTCAAATGGATTTGATGTAATAGACAAAG GCAAAGCTCCGGCTGAGATTTGGAGTGAAGGAGGAATGGTTGCCACTAAATATCTGGATGTGGAACCAAGAAGCCTAAATCAAGAAACGGTTTTCGATCACATAAGGAAAAAGTCGAGGAATTTCCCAGCGTTAGCCAGTATTAATAACAACGGTGCTGAAATAATCGACCTGGATTGCGACATGCACCAAAATGCTGTGCTTAATGAGGGAACTTTCAGGATTGCGCGAATCAGTACTAATGGAGAAGGAGTCCAAGAACTGAAGCAGGGTTTGCATTGCGAAACCTCGAATTCCTTGACGAATGGGTTTTCTTTGACAAATGCTCCTAATGGCTTGGAGCTAATGACATCTCAAGTTCCCACAGTCCTTGAGGAGAAGAATGGTGGTGAATCTAATGTGAAGCAGCTGCAACTTCCAACTTCAGCGAAAACGCAGAATTGTTCATCTGTATTGGCCGGAGAGGTGGGCAAAGGATCGTTTATCGGGTTTGAAAGCGTGTTTTCGTTTCTCTTTTGA